The Chaetodon auriga isolate fChaAug3 chromosome 4, fChaAug3.hap1, whole genome shotgun sequence region GTACTTGAGAAtattccactacatttcagtggTGAATACTGTTCTTTTTACATAACTTTttactgagtacttttactgctgatacttTAAATTTAGCTCATAATACTTCTGGACTTTTACTTCagtaggattttgaatgcagtacttttacttgtagtggagtattttgaGACTGTGGTATTGATAATTCTACTAAAGGATCTTTCACAGCTTAAAATGTTGTACGAAATTTCCATCTATTTTTAGCCTTCGAGCAAACACGGCCCGTTTAAACTCGACCCACGCTTGCAGGTTTAGCTTATACACAGAGATGTTGAAAAGGAGTAAAGAGTCAGTATCCAGAGTAGCATCTGAGCTGGattaacattttcttcattaatGCATCTAGACTAATGTGCCGTGCAGTATGGAAACATTATATTGTTCGACACACCAGACACAGCCCCCTGGGAGTTCACGCTGTTTCTAAACACTTAAAGAAAGTGTTTATCTTGAGAGAAAAGCCTTGCCTAATCAGCAGCAGTGTAGTAATCCTCCTCACACAGCTACTTCTCAGGGCCACAGTCTTGTGAAACCCGCACCGCAACAATAACCAGCTATTCTGCTCAGTGCTGTGACGGCCCGCGGCTGAGTCGAAGCGTGtgtgctcacagacacacagcactgtgctgCGATGCACTGCGCAACAGTGGGACTCTAACACAAACAACTTCCAATGATAACAACAATCTCTGagttttcatgttgtgtttataaCTGAAGGCTTAAATGAAGAGAAGAGACCATCTGACgaacttaataataataatggaataGAGACTAACTGGGACAAGGAGGTGGCCCACTTATATAGCAgtgctggttgtgtgtgtgcgcgcgctctgTGCACCTTGGGATTAACATGTGTGAGAGCTTCCTGGAATAGCCTTCCCACGTCTCCGCTCCCCAGCTGTATGAGCgtctgcaggctcaggctccACACCGAGACCGACTGGCTGTGGCGCTGCATGGCTGCCATGGAGACACTGGCCGCTCCCTCAGCATCTCCGGATGACAGCAGGAGCtgcaactttatttaaaaatcagAGAGAAAATTCAATCAGGAAGACTGACGGGCATTGAAAGACGTTTGTCGTTTGTTGGTGTCACCACACTCTGACTGGCGCTGTGCTCACACAGCCCAAGCAAACTAAAGCGACGCGGCAAACGCGCTTTGTGTGAACAGACGTTTGACAAGtcattattcaaatgaaaggagacagagcCGTAAAGGCTTTAGGGCTCCTGTGATTCCAGTTACACATTTAATGAAGCTATTATCTCACCCAGTTCTTATAATAATCCTCCTTCAGCAGCGAGGAGTCGTGGGCGCGCTGCAGCActcccagcagcctctcctgcctctgcgatgcacaaacacataagaCCGTGTCAGGATTTACCCTTTAAACATCCCCCTCCAAACACGCCGAGCACGCCGACATGTTtccatgtttcattttcatcctcaaACTGCCGCAGTGACACAGTGAGAATTAGACGGACGCTTTCAGACTGAAGGTCATTCGCTTACCTTTTCCTTCAGCTCTTGGACGTTGGTCTTCCTCTTCAGCCTTTCCAAGCAGAAGGCAGCGTAGCAAGTCCACATGGGCTCTagagcacagcacacacaagcacagccaTGGTTCTCATCACGTGCTTTGAAAGCCAGATTTAAAGCtaaatttaagatgtttttgaCTTTTCAGGCTACCGAGATCAGAAGTTCATTCATCAAAATTCAAACAGCAACGTTTTGAGTCAACAAGTGATTTTGTCTTTTGGAAAAATAGCCCACTTTAGCAGGTCTGTTCACCCTCCTGTGCATGTACGAGCTCTTACCGGTGTTCAGGCTCCTGACCCCCTCCTCATAGACCTGGCAGCAGCGCTCCTCTCTGCGGTTGATATCGGAGGCCCGTCCTTTGgctgtctgcagctcctcccCGGCCCCCGgagcctccagctccctctTAGCCATGAAATCCCACGTCAGGCTGTCTGCTGTGTAGTTCTCCTGTAAGCTGCAAACAAGGGGACGCGCAGGTACGTCCATGCTCAGTGATGACGTTCTGTTTGAGAATGCAGAGAAATCAGGAGGTGTCTTACTCTTGCAGGATGAGGTCCTGGAGTTCTTTGGTGAAGTCGAAGATCGCTGCTGTGTTCAGAAGTGAGATGACAAACTCTGCATCTGTTGGACAGAAAGATcagtagctggttagcttagcacaaagacaggaagtgaaggaaacaGAAAGCCTGTGTCGGTCCAAAAGTTAGCAAATGCTGGTTATAAAAAGTATTTtaagaaaatgtgataaaactgaagtttccacttttaaaaaacactttctttttccattttttatccTTCagtctttgatttttttttgcacagaatTGGaaatgaacttaaaaaaaaatgtaccttTGATTTTCCCTGTAGCATCTCTGTAGACGACCTCAGCCAGTTTAGCACTCAGGATCTCTGGAGAAAACTCATATTCGCCCTGGAAGGTGTGAAGAGCAGGTATGAAGGCAGTGAACAGAAAATGagagcttctgtgtgtgtgtgtgtgtgtgtgtgtgtgtgtgtgtgtgtgtgtgtgtgtgtgtgtgtgtgtgtattgactTTTTGCGTTTCCCACAGTTTGTGTTCGATTGGTGACGCACTCACCAGGTCCATCTCTGctttctccagctcttcctTCTGCTTCCTCAGTTTCTCACAATGCAGCAGCTCCATACGGAAATACTAACACATTGAGTTGTGGGAGAGATTCAGAAGAGAATATTTGGCAAATAAACAATCgtcactcacagtcacacaaaagAAACATGTATTTAGCTTCTTTTACCTCCTGGTAGACTTTCTTGTTGTTTGGATGGAAGCGTAGCGCCCTTAGAAACAGGTGTCGGGCACTTTCAGAGGAACTTCTATCCTCCAGCTCACTCTTGGCTGCCATGATCCACAGGGCTGatgacacagatacacaaagtTACTACTCGGATGTATTTGTAGGTGACATATCTAATTTGCCTGAGCATGTGCAGGTTAAACGCGACAGCAAAAGGGACGAATGGGATTTACAACAGACTGAAAAGCACAATCTTCCGCACCTGGCTTGTCGGGGTGTATGGCAAGCATGGCTGAGAACACCTTGCTGATCTGGCCTTTGGTGGCCTGATGAGTGAAacccagacaaaaaaaaagtgttattaGCATGAGCCGACACAGTGTTTGGCTTGAGTCGCACTTAAAGCAAATGATGAGCTCATTACTCACCCATTTCTTACAGAAAGCAACATGCGAGAGCCAGAGCTGCACGTCATCCTGAAGGACAAGAAGGCACCGCGATGATTTCACTGGTACacaacagaaatacaacagaaatgCTTTGTATGCGGTACCTTCCACTTATTTGTCGCTCTTCTGAAGACGCTGTTGATTCTGTGGATGATGGGGAACTCAATCTCCTCTCTTTTGAACTGGTAATGTATGTGCTGCAAGAGCAAAGCCACAGTTAAACCATGTGACACTGAAAAGGCCGCCAGCGTCCACTCGAGCGGCCCCGCGCTGTTCATCACTCACTGCATAACTGCATAACTCACTGCATTTGAGTTTGACTCCAGTATATGAAAAAATGTGTCAACCATCACGTGGATCCCACCCAAAGTAAATATGAACATTGGTTAATGGACACAACGCTTCACTTACGGCTCGCCTCTTCTTGATCAGCTCCAAGATGTTGATTTCATACTgtaattaaagaaaatgttggAGTCAGTGTTTTTCGAACAGATCACTCATCACCTCCGTTTTGAACACAGCTACCTGGACGTATGCGATGAAGTCCTCTTTGTTTACGATCAGCCTGTGGAGCTTGTACTCCAGGGCCGTCATCCTCTTGATGATGGATCTGAATTAGAGGAGAGagaaattttatttatttacaggaCTGGAGCTGCAGATCAGAAAATGTCTTATACAGGGGGTTCCACTATTCCACAGTGGTGGGACAAATATTCAGATCCTTTGcgttgaggtggagctaatttcaAACTATTTTGTACAGGATTGCAGCTAATGATGGTTTTAATGATGGATTCATCTGCTGACTATTTTCTCCCTGAACTGATTGTTTGCTTTTGactgaaataatcaaaatagGTGCAATTAATTGCTCCAGCTGTACTTGtgtactgttgggtagtttaatttATACTGAAAGATCATATTTCCAAATTCTTCATTTGTGTGTAACTAAAGCTGCTTTAagcacctgcagctgctccaggatCTGTTTCTTTCGTGTCACTCTGCCAAAGCTTGTTTTAAGAAAACAGGACACACtatgtgaaatgtattttagGCTTTATCTTTCTTTTAATCTAAAGTACTGAGATGAGCGTTTCATGTCGTCTTACTTGACTTCTTTCTTGGTGAACAGCCCCactctctccagctgctccagctcgGGGATCCTCTCCTCGATCCGCTGCTGGACGATCTCCGCCATCTTGACGACGTCGCCGTTATCGGTTTAGGCTCGACGTGGTGATATTAAAGCTATTAATATCAAACTTTAACTCGAGAAATCATAGAACTGTTGGCAGCGGGGCAGATTTTCTCCTCCACACATGTGTGGAAGTTGTGATTCGTTTGCTCTTCCGGTTCCGTCACCAAATAGTTCCGTCGGGAAACACGGGACAGCGTTAGTTAGTTTACTGTGGGAGTCGCGTGCCGAGCTTTGGGTGGCCGACACAGTATcgtcactgctttttaatggcataaaatgacaaatctgTGTCAAATACTTGCAAGAGATATATGataataaatgattaattgttGGTGGAGAATTTCTCGTAGGGAATTTGAACACAACCTGGGTAACGCCACAAACAACTaaggaaatacattttaaaatcctCCGTCTGTGTGAGGTGTGGGTCTGCTTACTGTTCTGTTTGAGGATCGATGAAtcttgtatttgtttgtattttttgtgtgtcGTTCTGGTTTGATTTAAGCATAAATTATTCAGTGCTTGTAAAGTTTCCCACTCCTGTATCCTGAAAAGTGGAGTTTACATTATTTTCCTTGTTTGAATCGAAGGTTGATTGATTCCTTAAATGCTGCAGAAATAGGTTTGAAAAGCCCGAGGACATCTTTTCCTCAGAAAGTTGTGGctttgtttatttatatgtTTGTATTCATAATAGCCTGATACATAATTAAGTTACGTGTACTTGAAGCATGTAAAGACAGTAATTGAAGTAATTTAACGGATGATAAACCCTCCGATACCCTAGCAATCAgttatcattaaaaaaaaataataactttCACCTCCTGACTGAATTGtagattgtttttttgttttgtttttcagaccaTAGTTCCATTTTGTCGTTGCTTTTTCcatgaaatcattttatttaacAGTATCAAACAGAGGTATTCATGGCATGCATTGTGAGCTGTGCTGTAAAAAGTCGAGTTTCATATGAACATGAGATTTTCATCTGCAGCGTCGTCCTGATGTGGACTCTGATAAACTCGATTTCCCGCAAAATCGTAGAAAGCGAGAGCGGGTTGTATGTCATCTCCGGAGGTTAGCGGCCAATCACAGTGCTGCATTCTCTTAGTCCGTCTCCCATTGGCTGACAACTGACTAATACTCTGTTGTTCAGTACAAATTGAAGGAAACCACACCGACAATAAATTACAGATAGATAATCAATAATTTCGCCTAAAATACTCCAGCCCTTTCGGATATCAAACGACATTTGTGACAGCTGAATGCGGGGGGACCTCAGGCGCGCGGAGGCTTGTTTTCTAGTGGACCATGCTAGCACTGCTAGCTAACTAGCCAGCGTCTCGtcgcctcctcttcatcttcatggGTTTCTGCTGTTGAGTCTGCCAGGCTTGTGCTGGAGGCAGCGAGGCTAACAAATTAATGCCATCGGCCAGGGTGGGTAGCCTCTATATATGCCCTGTATCTACCGCATGTCGATTTTAGGGCTTTCGTTAATGGTAGTCTGAATAAACGACTGAATACTATGCTGAAATACCAAGCTAaccaacatgttagcattgtgctTTTAGCTGAGCTAGCTAGCCCGACTGTTAACGCAAGTGTTTGCCTACTGGCTAAGCTAACATGCTGTGTTGCCACCATTTCTTCTGTAGTAATTTCTGTATTAACATCACTCGCAGAACTCAGGTCATATTATGAGTGGGGCGAGTTGCAAAGCTAACGGCGCCGTGTACCCTGCCTCATCAGCGATGATGAACTCCGTGAAGAAGCCGAAGATGGAGCAGATTCAGGCCGACCATGAGCTGTTCCTACAGGCCTTTGAAAGTGAGATTTCACCGCTCGTCACTTTGTAATGCGGCTTGTCCGTCTTTGTATCGTGATAAGaacttttcctttctttcagttaGCACTTAGTAACCCGCTCAACTTTCCTGTCACTTATTTTGTTGTCAGTATTTGGTTTTGGTTGACAGGCCTCTCTAGTCAAAGTGGCTCTCTAAAGGGGGTCCAGATTTTGTTTGGTGTAACTGAACGCATCTTTGGGAACTGAACATATGTGGCATTTATTAgactggaatttaaaaaaaagaaaagaaaaaaaagcgtTGTTATTTGTTCAGTTTAAGTTGTGGGATGTTTGGTCTAACCAGCCACCACCTGTTAACACCCCGTCTTTTGCCATATGTTGGCAATAAAATGGATTAATCTCTCAGATGCTGGTATTGAATGTCAGCAGACTGATGGAGGGGCCTGTCCCACAAAGCAGCTGTTAAATTCAAGATATTCCAGATTTTAGTGGGTTCCTGGTCGAACGTGACAAAGTGATCGAGTAAATGCAGTGATAGGGCTGTGCGACAGTGtccaaataaaacatcacaataaggcttgtttctgtttccagAACCAACTCAGATATACAGATTTCTCCGCACAAGGAACTTGATTGCAGTAAGTGAATGACTACACATATCTTTACTTTGAGTCACTTTGATTAGCCAGCCCACTTAAAATGAATGACTGATTCATATttcctttttgatttttttttttagcccatATTTTTGCACCGGACGCTCACCTTCATGTCTCACAGAAATGGTCGATCAAATGCCAGAAGGTATGAAATCTGATGTCTTTCCAGTTATGATGTATGAACAGCGTTCCTTCTGATACACACGAAGGTGCAACAGCAGGGTTTAAAAGATGATTCAGAACTGATATGCTCATAATCTCATTTGTGTCACAGTGTTTAATGAATTCGTTTTTAACAAGTATGACTTTGAATCCTTCCTCCAGGAAAGCATTCAAAGTGGATGATATGTTGCAGACAgtggagaagatgaagggaGAGCAGGATTCTCCAAGGTAACAGCTGTGCAAGACAAAGCTGTGCCCCTGTCGTGCTGGACAGGTTTTAGTCACCGAAATACCAGAGAAGCCATACTGACACCATTTCTGAGCATTCACATTAACTCAGTTTCACctgtgcatttttctgttggTTCTTTAGTTTGTCTTCACATCTACAGTTAACCTTCACTGGGTTCTTCCATAAGGATGGTAAGGAGATTTTACACTTTACCAAGTtcttgtgtttgatgtgtttgtttaaaaggAGACTCGGAgtaaactttgtttttcttaataCTTACGAAGGGAGTGCAATTACACGCATGGTAGTATCCTCCAATAGAAACATGTGAACACCTTATTCTGGGTTCTGATCATTCCTTTGCCGGTACAGAGCATCGTGGCAGCGATGCTGAGAAGTCAAGACAGGACAACTCACAGCCTATCAGAAACCAGAATACTGTTAAAATTGAGCGACATGAATGACCAGGTGTCTCGCGTTCCATGCAAACCTCATATCTCAAGTAAGATCAAAACCAGGATACGAGTGCGCATGTACACGCTCATTGGAAGTGCAGTGTTGCCGTGTCATCACTTGAATGAAgcagtttcacacacactgataccaGTGACAGAAGATGTTTTGTGTACCAGTAGAAAGCCTTACAACTGCCACGAATGAAAATCATGTCTGCTTCACTCGAAAGTTTGGTTGTGTATCAGAAAACGGGCAGAAGGATTAACACTTCACTCTTGTTGTTGTCCCACAGAAAAGCCATCTcagaattcagaaaatgaacaaaattcTGTATCCTTAGAGGTGCTACTTGTCAAAGTCTGCCATAAAAAACGCAAGGTAAGTGAAACATTATTGAGTCAGTCTGtcacttcagtaaaagctcTTTCCATCTGCAGTGACTTACTCATAATTGTTGTTTGGTCGTTCTCCGTCCAGGATGTCAGCTGCCCGATTAAGCAAGTGCCTACAGGTAAAAAGCAGGTGCCTTTGAATCCCGACAGTAACCAAACCAAGCCTGGCTCCTACCCTTCCTTACTGGTCTCCAGCAACGAGTTTGAGCCCAGCAACAGCCACATGGTCAAGTCCTATTCGCTCCTGTTCAGGGTGTCACGCACAGGGAGGAGGGATACGAACGGTCTGGTCAACGGAGAGGCCAACGAGAACATCGGTAGGAAATGCACATCGAAGCcctttgtgtgctgtttttgtccAGGTGCAGTTTGTTTGGGGATGAATGATTTAACGGTACATTTTGTTCAGAGATCACAATAGAGAGACGATGACAGATCAGACTTGGACCACAGCAATCTGCTGTTTACATGGAGCCAGCCTTTTTTCTGGGCACATCATCTAAAAACTAATGttggatgtaactgaaatggtTGCTGCTTGGATATGAAACTCATCcatctatttttgttttctgtgcaaaGATGTAACAGATACGCCCAGTAGAAAGAAGAGAAGTTCATCCCacagagaggacggagaggcCGCAGAGACCTACGTTGCACAGATGACTGTCTTTGATAAGAATAGGTAAGATTTTATTGTTGGAGTTACACAATCACCTCCTCTGCAAAAAATCACGGCTCTGGATTTGTTCTCTGCAGGAGATTGCAGCTGCTGGATGGGGAGTACGAAGTATCAATGCAAGGAATGGAGGACAGCCCTGTCAGCAAGAAGCGAGCTACGTGGGAAACAATTCTCGATGGGAAGGTAGggtagtttgtgtgtgtgtgtgtgtgtgtgtgtgtgtgtgtgtgtgtgtgtgtggtggcatgGAGTGTGTGTaaccctcaccctcctcacatCGCTGACTGATGCTCTGTGACTGTCCCGCAGAGACTGCCACCTTTTGAGACGTTTTCTCAGGGACCCACATTGCAGTTCATGCTGCGTTGGACAGGTGATGCTAGCGGAAAGTCCACCGCCCCAGTGGCCAAACCGCTAGCTACCAGAAACTCTGACAGCTCGGGCCCCATGGAGACGAGAACCAGCAACCACCGAGCTGCCCTCATGAGTATGTAGAAAACCACCACAGGGTAGTTTAAACTTTAAGGATGAGGCTGATTTAGAAATGTGCTGTGATTTCTAACAATATTCCTGAAGTGCGTTTAATCCTGTGTTACATTACGAGCGGGAGGCAGAAACCATCCACAGATGAAGGATTTCAGTTTACATTTCCaccttctgtgtttttaaagtacCGTAAAAGTGTTCATAAAGGACATCAAACTAAGAAATGGTCATTTATTTCATGCCAGATTCTCTGAGCAAAGCTGTATAGGTCATGGTTTTGGATTCTTCACccactgtgatgtttgtgtgggaTGGTCTATTTGTAGCTGAATTTGGCAAAAAGCACTTTGTGAGTCAGAGCTGTTGAGTCCCTTTCAGACATGCACGTCAGTCCATGAATGTACTGGCAACGTAACATGTCACTCTGTGAAAAAGGCCCCGGTGAGGTTTCTCCAGAAGCCATGAAGTACGTGTGTATGAATATTCAGCGCAATGAACGCATACTGAATATGTGCAAATGGGAACTACATGAGTCATTACCCTACATCTCATCGTTTTTAACTCCGTTCAGGCTGTGTCAGCTTGGCAGCGGAATTTATATATCTAATAAATGAAGGAATGCATTAGGGTGTCTCGGCAAGGCTTAGCCAAGCGGGGGTCGAGCCTTCCTCCGGCACTCATGATGCATGATGGTTATTAATTAAGCCACAGAGAGACAATCGTTCAGCTGCAAAATAAGATTTGAGAATCCACCGCTGATGCAACCCACAAGAGACCTGTAAACGCTCTTCTTCCCTCTTATTACATTCCAACTGTTGTAGCAGGAAGGATGGGAGCTCTTTGTCCCTCTCTTGTGCACCAAATGCCACATATTGCTCAAACATTGCAGCTGTATTTGCCATGTTTTGCACAGAACCTTTTAATGGAGCATTTCCATAACAGAGACCCATGTTTGAATGCCAGGGAGCCGTTACTTTCACAGCGAGATGCAGCCAGAAGTGTTGCATATTCCTTGTCTGAAAGGGGCTTTAGCAACAGTCACATGTGTGCTGTCATTTCAGATCTTCATGTCCTGGGAAAACAGTGCAATTTGTACGTTTGATCAAATCCATGTTGAATGTATCAAGTCAAATTTTACGATTTGGTGATTCTCCAAGAAATAACCTCTCCATCTGTCAGCAGTGAAAGAGTCAGTCAGCACAGACATTCAGACGAGGAAAGAGCAGGTCCCATGTGAGCCGCGGCAGAAGCTACGTATATTTTATCAGGTACACCACACTACAGTAAGAATATCCAAGTGGGCCTCTGGCACTGATTTACAAGAATCTTTGAAGTGGttgaaaagcaaaatgttttttatggtctgttatttttaaaaatgtttgtaatCACTGCCACATTTTGAGACATTTTGAGCATAACTTAAACTATAAACTGTTGTGAGCCTGCTGAACACTCGGCCCTCAGGTTTTGTTTCCCAAAATGAGACATTAACTGTGATGTTGTGCAGTACTTTTAGAATAATCCTTGTATGTCTGCAGTAGGTTGGCCTTCTCTGCTTTACCTTGGAGTTAACGTCATCTGTCCTTGTTTAGTTCTTGTACAACAATAACACACGGCAGCAGACGGAGGCAAGAGATGATCTTCACTGTCCCTGGTGTACCCTGAACTGCAGCAAACTCTACAGCCTGCTCAAGCACCTCAAACTCTCCCATTCCCGCTTCATCTTCAACTATGTGGTAAGGAACAGTCTCCAAATGTAAGATAACCAGTGGTCTGCAGTGGTAGTGTGCACGTAAAGCCATATCTCAGTCACCACCACCCGGCACACGCCGCCCACCTTCACCTGTGTTGAGTATTATCACAGAATTTTTGCTGAGAACCACATGTGGAAAAATGAGGCGACCCTCCCGACTGTCCCGGCGTCAGTAACAAACACAGGCACTTTCCCTGATTGTTTTTTCTCCTTATTTGCAGCCTCACCCCAAAGGAGCAAGGATAGACGTGTCCATCAACGAGTGCTACGACGGCTCATACGTTGGCAACCCTCAGGACATCCACAGCCAGCCCGGCTTTGCTTTCAGCCGCAATGGCCCAGTCAAGAGGACCGCTGTGACTCACATACTGGTTTGCAGGTGAACTTGTGACCTCTGTTCAAAAGTGTGTTCACACTCAAAGTCGACGcttgtcagacagtgtgattAATTTGTTTTAAATGGCCGCTTTAATTGGCCTTTCAGTCAGAATTAACTTTAATGAGTTGTTCATGAGCAATGAGCTGAGTTAGGACTGAACAAGTGCAGTCTGAGGCACCAAGTGAGACCTTAAATAGATCAGCTCCTTTCAGTTGGTGGGTTTCTCATACGGAGGAGGTaaataaaatcatgaaaatTCAAGATGGTATAAAAAATGGTATTGAGTTAAATGGCCGGTCAGTGATGTCTAATGAGTGAAAATAGGACAATTTTGAATTTCCAGCATACATGAGGTCCAATG contains the following coding sequences:
- the suz12b gene encoding polycomb protein suz12-B isoform X1, which encodes MPSARNSGHIMSGASCKANGAVYPASSAMMNSVKKPKMEQIQADHELFLQAFEKPTQIYRFLRTRNLIAPIFLHRTLTFMSHRNGRSNARRKAFKVDDMLQTVEKMKGEQDSPSLSSHLQLTFTGFFHKDEKPSQNSENEQNSVSLEVLLVKVCHKKRKDVSCPIKQVPTGKKQVPLNPDSNQTKPGSYPSLLVSSNEFEPSNSHMVKSYSLLFRVSRTGRRDTNGLVNGEANENIDVTDTPSRKKRSSSHREDGEAAETYVAQMTVFDKNRRLQLLDGEYEVSMQGMEDSPVSKKRATWETILDGKRLPPFETFSQGPTLQFMLRWTGDASGKSTAPVAKPLATRNSDSSGPMETRTSNHRAALMTVKESVSTDIQTRKEQVPCEPRQKLRIFYQFLYNNNTRQQTEARDDLHCPWCTLNCSKLYSLLKHLKLSHSRFIFNYVPHPKGARIDVSINECYDGSYVGNPQDIHSQPGFAFSRNGPVKRTAVTHILVCRPKRTKPSLSEFLETEDGELEQQRTYVSGHNRLYFHSDSCMPLRPQEMDLDSEDERDPEWLREKTATQLDEFTDVNEGEKEVMKLWNLHVMKHGFIADNQMNQAIMLFAENRGAHIIRRNLCRNFLLHLVSMHDFNLVSTATIDRAMARLRQIQEELPDAEEEPQDQTLISAGACNGNAVSSTGGKQGKRTKSALTD
- the suz12b gene encoding polycomb protein suz12-B isoform X2, with product MPSARNSGHIMSGASCKANGAVYPASSAMMNSVKKPKMEQIQADHELFLQAFEKPTQIYRFLRTRNLIAPIFLHRTLTFMSHRNGRSNARRKAFKVDDMLQTVEKMKGEQDSPSLSSHLQLTFTGFFHKDEKPSQNSENEQNSVSLEVLLVKVCHKKRKDVSCPIKQVPTGKKQVPLNPDSNQTKPGSYPSLLVSSNEFEPSNSHMVKSYSLLFRVSRTGRRDTNGLVNGEANENIDVTDTPSRKKRSSSHREDGEAAETYVAQMTVFDKNRRLQLLDGEYEVSMQGMEDSPVSKKRATWETILDGKRLPPFETFSQGPTLQFMLRWTGDASGKSTAPVAKPLATRNSDSSGPMETRTSNHRAALMMKESVSTDIQTRKEQVPCEPRQKLRIFYQFLYNNNTRQQTEARDDLHCPWCTLNCSKLYSLLKHLKLSHSRFIFNYVPHPKGARIDVSINECYDGSYVGNPQDIHSQPGFAFSRNGPVKRTAVTHILVCRPKRTKPSLSEFLETEDGELEQQRTYVSGHNRLYFHSDSCMPLRPQEMDLDSEDERDPEWLREKTATQLDEFTDVNEGEKEVMKLWNLHVMKHGFIADNQMNQAIMLFAENRGAHIIRRNLCRNFLLHLVSMHDFNLVSTATIDRAMARLRQIQEELPDAEEEPQDQTLISAGACNGNAVSSTGGKQGKRTKSALTD
- the utp6 gene encoding U3 small nucleolar RNA-associated protein 6 homolog — protein: MAEIVQQRIEERIPELEQLERVGLFTKKEVKSIIKRMTALEYKLHRLIVNKEDFIAYVQYEINILELIKKRRAHIHYQFKREEIEFPIIHRINSVFRRATNKWKDDVQLWLSHVAFCKKWATKGQISKVFSAMLAIHPDKPALWIMAAKSELEDRSSSESARHLFLRALRFHPNNKKVYQEYFRMELLHCEKLRKQKEELEKAEMDLGEYEFSPEILSAKLAEVVYRDATGKIKDAEFVISLLNTAAIFDFTKELQDLILQDLQENYTADSLTWDFMAKRELEAPGAGEELQTAKGRASDINRREERCCQVYEEGVRSLNTEPMWTCYAAFCLERLKRKTNVQELKEKRQERLLGVLQRAHDSSLLKEDYYKNWLQLLLSSGDAEGAASVSMAAMQRHSQSVSVWSLSLQTLIQLGSGDVGRLFQEALTHVNPKDSLPLWQLQIRWSAANQSPEETEAVFKRGLLSAVAAVAMEMKESYLDWSYSTGGYKKARRTFTSLQENRPLSKAFFTRMIQIEKEQETPKMNNLRDYYERALQEFGTSDDDLWLQYIQEELGPLGQPENCGKIHWRAMKFLEGENVERFTSKYTLLQTGHL